From Microtus ochrogaster isolate Prairie Vole_2 unplaced genomic scaffold, MicOch1.0 UNK66, whole genome shotgun sequence, one genomic window encodes:
- the LOC101980871 gene encoding histone H2A type 1-E-like codes for MSGRGKQGGKARAKAKTRSSRAGLQFPVGRVHRLLRKGNYAERVGAGAPVYLAAVLEYLTAEILELAGNAARDNKKTRIIPRHLQLAIRNDEELNKLLGRVTIAQGGVLPNIQAVLLPKKTESSHHKAKGK; via the coding sequence ATGTCTGGACGCGGTAAACAGGGCGGTAAAGCTCGCGCCAAGGCCAAGACCCGCTCCTCCCGGGCCGGTCTACAGTTCCCCGTGGGCCGCGTGCACCGCCTCCTCCGCAAGGGCAACTACGCGGAGCGGGTGGGCGCCGGCGCCCCGGTGTACCTGGCGGCCGTGCTGGAGTACCTGACGGCCGAGATCCTGGAGCTGGCAGGCAACGCGGCCCGAGACAACAAGAAGACGCGCATCATCCCGCGCCACCTGCAGCTGGCCATCCGCAACGACGAGGAGCTCAACAAGCTGCTGGGCCGCGTGACGATCGCGCAGGGCGGCGTCCTGCCCAACATCCAGGCAGTGCTGCTGCCCAAGAAGACCGAGAGCAGCCACCACAAGGCCAAGGGGAAATAA